One region of Desulforamulus hydrothermalis Lam5 = DSM 18033 genomic DNA includes:
- a CDS encoding COG2426 family protein, giving the protein MLSLFKGLPQEILVVVIAALPIVELRGAIPYAMTVLHMSSWQALFWSILGNALPALVILYLLGPLQRLLQRRLPASRKWFNWLYSRSHQRGQLISRYGALGLFLFVAVPAPGTGAWTGCIVAFLLGLCPRQALLAVLGGIVLAGVVVTLAVSGTLTVFRNLI; this is encoded by the coding sequence TTGCTCAGCTTGTTTAAAGGGTTGCCGCAGGAGATACTGGTGGTTGTTATTGCTGCTTTGCCGATTGTGGAGCTGCGCGGCGCCATTCCTTACGCCATGACGGTGCTTCACATGAGCTCCTGGCAAGCACTGTTTTGGTCAATCCTGGGCAATGCTCTTCCGGCGCTGGTGATTTTGTATTTGCTTGGCCCGTTGCAGCGATTATTGCAACGGCGGTTGCCGGCCAGCCGGAAATGGTTTAACTGGCTGTACAGCCGCTCTCATCAAAGGGGGCAGCTTATTTCACGCTATGGAGCCCTGGGTTTGTTTCTGTTTGTAGCTGTTCCTGCCCCGGGAACAGGTGCCTGGACGGGCTGTATAGTGGCTTTTTTGCTGGGTTTGTGCCCCCGGCAGGCGCTGCTGGCGGTGCTGGGCGGCATTGTGCTGGCCGGGGTTGTTGTTACACTGGCTGTATCCGGAACTTTGACGGTCTTTCGAAATCTTA
- a CDS encoding phenylacetate--CoA ligase family protein, with protein sequence MLLQQRECQFDYRQLFARQEKQLARLIQRVYEKSPFYRRKLDEAGIKPEQIQTIQDFARVPFTTKSELRAGYPLGLQAVPDEEVVRIHSSSGTTGKPIIVPYTAGDVNIWADMMARCLAAAGVTRRDRVQVTPGYGLWTAGIGFQAGVERLGAMAIPTGPGNTDKQLEMMEDLQTTVLIGTSSYGLLLAEEIHRRGIKERLALRKGIFGSERWGDQMRQRIEELLNIETYDIYGLTEIYGPGIAIDCSRHNGLHFWADHLLFEIIEPTTGEQLPPGRQGELVITTLTKEGMPLLRYRTHDITRLRLESCDCGSPFPMIDRVLGRTDDMVKIKGVNIYPGQIDHVLKLSPGAGSEYQMILTRSAGKDHLLIKVEVRDGFDHLQVSEECRRNIKSRIGIQCEVAPVAYGSLPRSEKKSKRVFDLRETV encoded by the coding sequence ATGCTGTTGCAGCAGAGGGAATGCCAATTTGATTACCGGCAACTTTTTGCCCGGCAAGAAAAACAGCTTGCCCGGTTAATCCAGCGTGTTTATGAAAAATCACCCTTTTACCGGCGCAAGCTGGATGAAGCAGGCATTAAGCCTGAACAAATACAAACAATACAAGATTTTGCCCGGGTACCCTTTACCACCAAATCAGAACTGCGGGCGGGCTATCCCCTGGGGTTGCAGGCAGTGCCGGATGAAGAGGTGGTTCGCATACATTCTTCCTCCGGCACCACCGGCAAACCTATCATTGTACCTTACACAGCCGGTGATGTTAACATTTGGGCAGATATGATGGCCCGTTGTCTGGCTGCGGCGGGAGTAACCCGTCGGGATCGGGTACAGGTCACACCGGGCTACGGCTTGTGGACCGCCGGTATTGGTTTTCAGGCAGGTGTCGAGCGTTTGGGGGCCATGGCCATACCAACCGGCCCAGGTAACACAGATAAGCAACTGGAAATGATGGAAGATTTGCAAACCACCGTACTTATCGGCACCTCTTCTTACGGGCTGCTGCTGGCGGAAGAAATTCATCGGCGGGGTATTAAAGAGCGGCTGGCTCTGCGCAAGGGGATTTTTGGCAGTGAGCGCTGGGGTGACCAAATGCGGCAGCGTATTGAAGAATTATTAAACATTGAAACCTACGACATTTACGGTCTTACCGAAATCTACGGCCCCGGTATTGCTATTGATTGTTCGCGGCATAACGGCCTGCATTTTTGGGCTGATCACCTGTTATTCGAAATAATTGAACCGACCACCGGTGAACAACTGCCTCCCGGCCGGCAGGGAGAACTGGTGATCACTACCTTAACCAAGGAAGGCATGCCTTTACTGCGCTATCGCACCCACGATATTACCCGGCTGCGCTTGGAAAGTTGCGATTGCGGATCCCCCTTTCCCATGATTGACCGGGTGCTGGGCAGAACGGATGACATGGTTAAAATAAAAGGAGTAAATATTTACCCGGGGCAAATTGATCATGTACTGAAATTATCACCGGGTGCCGGCAGTGAATACCAGATGATTCTTACCAGGTCGGCAGGTAAAGACCATTTGCTAATTAAAGTTGAGGTGCGGGACGGTTTTGACCATCTGCAAGTGAGCGAAGAATGCCGCAGAAATATTAAATCTCGCATTGGTATCCAATGCGAAGTGGCACCGGTGGCCTACGGCAGTTTGCCCAGGTCAGAAAAGAAAAGCAAACGTGTTTTCGATTTAAGAGAAACTGTTTAA
- a CDS encoding indolepyruvate oxidoreductase subunit beta, with product MRLDILIAGVGGQGNVLASRILARAAMEAGLPVRTSEVIGMAQREGVVMSQVRMGQGDYSALIPTGQADVLLGLELAETVRAINKVKKGAVVLANTATIQPVSVSLGLATYDTRQLTAFLQERTATLHLFDATALASQAGTFKATNMVLLGALSALDLLPFSADHLQSVVEKMMPPRLLPINQRAFALGRQAIGGA from the coding sequence ATGAGGCTGGATATCTTGATTGCCGGTGTGGGTGGACAGGGAAACGTGCTGGCTTCCCGTATCTTAGCCCGGGCAGCAATGGAGGCCGGGCTGCCTGTACGGACTTCCGAGGTTATCGGCATGGCGCAAAGGGAAGGCGTAGTCATGAGCCAGGTACGCATGGGGCAGGGAGATTACAGTGCCTTAATCCCCACCGGTCAGGCGGACGTATTGCTGGGGTTGGAACTGGCGGAAACTGTACGGGCGATTAATAAGGTAAAAAAAGGAGCGGTAGTGCTGGCCAACACCGCCACCATTCAGCCGGTATCAGTTTCCCTGGGCCTGGCCACCTATGATACCAGGCAGTTAACTGCTTTTCTCCAAGAAAGAACAGCCACTCTACATTTATTTGATGCTACGGCCTTAGCCAGCCAGGCAGGCACCTTTAAAGCAACCAACATGGTCTTGCTGGGAGCGCTGTCTGCCCTGGACTTGCTGCCCTTCAGTGCGGATCACTTGCAGTCCGTGGTAGAAAAAATGATGCCGCCGCGGTTGTTGCCTATAAATCAAAGAGCCTTTGCCTTGGGTCGGCAAGCAATAGGAGGTGCTTAA